The genomic segment ATCCAGCCCGGTGGTAGGCTCATCCATAATCAGCAGCTCCGCATTGTGGGACAGGGCGCAGGCGATTTGCAGCTTCATTTTCATGCCCTTGGAAAACTGCCCGATCTTCTTTTTCACCGGCAACTGGAACTGCTCCAGATACCGGCTGTAGGCGGCATTGTCCCAGTCCGGATACAGCCCCGCAAAGATCCGTGCCATATCCTTCGGAGTCAGCACCCCGTGAAAGGGCAGTTCGTCAAACACCACTGCCAGCCGCTCCTTGATGGCTTGCTCCTGCCGGATGTGATCCATGCCCAGCAGCCGGATCTCCCCCTGGTCAATGCTTGTGATGTGCAGCATGCTGCGGATGGTGGTGGTCTTTCCGGCACCGTTCTGCCCGATAAAGCCCATAATACTGCCCTTGGGCACGGTGAAGCTGATATGCTCCAGGGCGAACCGGTCATACCGCTTTCCCACGTCCTGCACCGAAATGGCATATTCGTACTCGGTCATGTTACTCTCCTCCGTTCACCAGATCCAGCAGTTCATGGAGCTCCTCCATGGTCACTCCGCACTGCTGTGCCTTTTGCCCCGCCTCTGCCAGCAGGGCTTCGATCTGTTTGAGCTGCTCCTCCCGGAACAGTTCCAGGTTCTGCGCCTTCACGAAGCTGCCCTTCCCGGTGTAGGATTCG from the Ruminococcus champanellensis 18P13 = JCM 17042 genome contains:
- a CDS encoding ABC transporter ATP-binding protein, encoding MTEYEYAISVQDVGKRYDRFALEHISFTVPKGSIMGFIGQNGAGKTTTIRSMLHITSIDQGEIRLLGMDHIRQEQAIKERLAVVFDELPFHGVLTPKDMARIFAGLYPDWDNAAYSRYLEQFQLPVKKKIGQFSKGMKMKLQIACALSHNAELLIMDEPTTGLDPVVRDEILHLFMEYIRDGERSILMSSHITSDLEKIADCVTFIDNGRILLTGYKDEILESHGILKCSLEEAAAMDPADIISVRTNAYGAEVLVPDRESARYKYRNAILDPASIDDVMLFYVHKGERAWC